The following nucleotide sequence is from Kineobactrum salinum.
AGGCTCGAATCCCTGGATGCCCCTGCCGGTACAGAAGTCAAAATCATCGTCTTTGCAGGCGAAACCCACTTGAGTGTCATCCCTGCGGCGATCAGTCGCGGTCTGCGCTTCGCGTTACCCCTGTGATGGAGCGGACCCCCATGCGCGAAACCATAGCAGCAGGCATCCTTGGCCTCACCCTTGCAGGAAGCGCCCAGGCTGTTCCCACCACTGAGGAAATGTCGGCGCGCTATGCCCGTGCGACGGCCTCGACCGCTTCGGCGCTCGCATCTCTAGTCCTGAATGCGAGCGTCAGCCCGCATTGGCTCGACGGCGGCGGCTTCTGGTATCGCCGCGCGCTACGGGGCGGGGGCGAGTTCCGCGTCGTGCAAGCCTCGGGCATCAACAGTGTCGCGTTTGACCACGCCCGTCTTGCGACGTCGGTGTCGCAGGCGGCGGACGCCATGCTCAGGCCCTTGGGGCTCAACGTCACCGCCCTGCAACCAGGACAATGGGTCGAGGTAACTGTCGAGGGCAACATCGTGCGCTGCACGCTGGTCGACTACCGCTGCGCCGAGCCCATCGTGCCGCAAGCTGCGAAACCGCGCCAACTCCTGTCGCCAGACGGCCGCAAGGCGGTGTTCGTCAAGGATCACGACCTCTGGCTCAAGGAAATCGCCAGCGGCCGCGAGAGTGCCCTGACCGCGAACGGCGAAGCTTATTTCGCCTGGGGCAAGCTACCGGACGCATCGCTGCTCGCCCTCGTCAACGAGAGCCATGCACTGCCTCTGCCCCCTGGGGCGCGAGTTGGTCGCCGAACGGCCGCTATTTGGTGGCCAGCCGCATTGACGAACGGCCGATCGAGCCCTACCCGTTCTTTCAGGGCGCGCCGCGGGACGGCAGCTTCCGGCCGATCGTGCGAACCGCTCGCATCAGCCTGCTGGGCGAACCGACGCCAGTTTTGACCGCTGTGGTATTCGACACCGTCACCGGAAAGCGCCTGACGGTCGCCCTGCCGGATGGCTTCTCGAATGACTACCTGATCGAGGTCCTCGGCTGGTCCGCCGACGGCAAGCGCTTCTATGCTGCGCTACGGGGCAAGGACCGTGAGCTGGATCTAAAGGAGATCGACGCCGAGACCGGTTCGGTCCGCACACTCGTGACCGAGACTGCCAAGGGGTTTCTTGGCCTGAACTCCGAGATGTACAACGGCCCCAACGTGCGGCTGATCAACGATGGTCGCGAGATCCTATGGTACTCGCAGCGTAGCGGGTGGGGCCACCTCTACCGCTACGATCTCCAGACCGGGAAGCTGCTAAACGCGGTGACGCATGGCGACTGGCTGGTACGCGACATCCTGCACGTCGACAAAGCGCGTGGCCGGATCATCTTCACCGCGTCGGGCCGCGAGGCCGGCAATCCCTACCGCCGTCGCGTCTACCGGGTGAACTTCGACGGCTCAAGCCTGACCCTGCTGACACCTGAGGATGCAGACCATACTCTGGCGGGTCAGGCCACTGGTGCGTTCGCTCTGTTCTTCGGGATCTCGAACACCGCCTCGAAGGTCTCACCGGATGGCGCGAGTTTCATCGACACCTGGTCCACGCCCACTAAACCGCCGGTAACGGTGTTGCGTCGCACCTCCGACGGCGGCGTGATCACCAGGCTGGAGACTGCTGACATCTCAGGCCTGACCGCCATTGGCTGGCGGCCGCCGGAGCACTTTGTGGTCAAGGCCGCGGACGGAAAGACTGACATCTACGGCGCAATCTGGTGGCCCGACGCTGCCATGGGCGACTGTGTGCCGGTGATCGACAACCTGTACGGCGGCCCACAGACCACTGTCGTCCCGCACGGTTTCACCGCCTCGGGCTGGAATGACTCCTTCGCGATGACCAAACTCGGCTTCGCCGTCGTCACCGTCGATGGACGGGGCACGCCCCTGCGCTCGCAGGCCTTCCAGGACGAGAGCTTCATGAATTTTGGCGACACCATGGTCGATGATCACGCCGCCGTGATGGAGCATCTCGCTGTACTTTATCCACGTCTCGATAAGGACAAGGTTGGCGTTACTGGACACAGCTTGGGCGGATATGTTTCGACCCGCGCTATGCTGCGTCGCCCTGATTTATTCAAGGTGGGGGTCTCGTCTGCAGGCTCGCACATCTATGAGGCTCTGTACGGCACGTCAGGCATATTCCAGAAACCCGACTATGGCGACGGACGGGAGATCAAGCCCCGTCCCGACGCATCGCCGGCAAATTACCGCGCCATGAGCAACGCTCCGCTGGCGGCCAATCTGCGCGGACCGCTTCTGATCGGTCACGGCGAACTGGATGAAAACGCGCTGCCCGGAACCACCCTGCAGTTCATCGACGCCCTCATCAAGGCAGGGCGCCGTTACGACCTCGTCTACCTGCCCAACACGACGCACCGTTTCGGGTCGGGCGGCGATTACTTCACGCTCCGGCGCTGGGACTATTTTACCGAACACTTGCTTGGCGTCGAGCCGCCGTTCCCGCCTTATGGCCCGCAGCCCTGAGCGACCTTCAAATGCTTCATATGGTGGCGTCACCATCAAGAGCACCCGAATTTCGAATGGGATAACCACGAGGCAGGAAGACGAGATTAATCAGCGCACAGGTAACGAAGAGAAGATGAGCATCTTTCTCCAGCCCCAGGCTCTTTTGACCAGACCGAGAACAGGGTGGAGCCAGTAGGGACCAGTCCCTTGGCTCCAAATCACCTATGTCCTCAGAATAAGCTGTTACCTATGTCCCCGGAAAGGAGCTGCATCCAATTCAGTATTGATTGTTTCTGTATCTTGATCGTTTATTTTACAGCTCTCCGGTCGGAGTGGATTGAGCCAGGGCCAAGGAGGTGAGACAGGTGCGCGAGTGGAGGTTCTGGGAGTCATCCGCTCTACGGCCTTGAGGATAAGTTCTCCGACGCGGACTCACAAGAATAAGCCGGGGCTTCCATACGTGCTCGAAAGGGATATGGCGGAACGCGAGAAGGCGCGCAGCGGCCGGGAGACCGTCTACACGTACGCAGTTTTCGCAAGGTCTGGTCAGGGCTGCGCATTATCGGGATTTGAGGGTAAGTGCGTTCGCTGAGTGGGGTAGGGCGGTTGCTTGAGAATCAGGAGCTAGTATTCCTAGTTCTGGAAGAGTTAACTTGTCAGTACCAACGAACGGATATCACATAGTGCGCCCATCATGGTTCTGACCATGCGACGCCATCGTAAAACTCGACTCCTGGCCGTGCACTCTCGTTTACTCGCAACTCAAAGATGTCGGGCCGGGAGTAGTGGCCGCTGGGGTCAAAGTCATAACGGGCGCGCATAATATTATCAGTTTCAATTTGTGCAGCTACGATACCTGAACTCCCAAGCAATGGGCCCGCGATTATGTCACCCAATGGCCAACTATCATGCTTCCGCCATTGACCAGCGGCTTATCCTCGTCCCAAGATGCCACTTTAATACCGAGGGAAGATGGAGATGGCTGAAACTGGCACGCGCTTATTAAAAAGCACCGGCCCTCCGTAGCAATGTGACGCATGCTAGAGCGCCAGATATCCCGATCATCCATCGTAGGAGCACACCAAAACTCAACGCCTTTTGCATACAATGCCGCACGCATCAGAGGCATATAATTTTCCCAACAAACCGCTGAATTCAGGCGGCCGTAGATAGATTCAACTGGCGATAGCTTCGATCCATCGCCTTGTCCCCAAACCAATCGTTCCGCTGCCGTGGGTATTAATTTCCTACGGCTGTTGACCAAACCATCAACTGGGGAAAATGTTAACACAGTACAGTATAAGCTTGAATGTGCACGCTCGATCACACCGATAGTGAGAAAGCACCCTATTCTCTTCGAGAACCCCGCGAGTTCGTTTGTTTCAGGACCGGGAACCACAATCGATTCATTGAAATATTTGCGAAATTCCTCTCGGCCAGCTTCAAGCCGATATCCGACAAACGTTCCAAATCCGGTGCCTTTAGGATATCCCCCGATTGAAGCCTCCGGGGCAACAACCAAGAAAGGTCGCTGTGAAGAAAGTTCGCTTTCGGAGTCGAGAATTTGCTCTAGTGCGCTTGCAACGCCGAGGGAATGGTTCTGGATTTGGAGTGCAGCAATCGTAAGGACCGTCATATCATTCTCCTATTGTCGAGTCAGTTTAGATCAGACTCGGCATACCGGCCGAGTCATAACCCTCAATTTCAAACTACGTCACCGCCCGCCGAACACCGTTAGAATCTGATTGGTCCCCGCTTTGCATTCACAATCAGAACCCTCTGGCCAGCGGACTGGCGGCTCAGAGCACCACTGCCTTATTGCCATTGGTGAAAATGCGTTCTTTCGCATACCAACCGACCGCGCGCGACAGCACCGAAGCTTCGACCTCGCGACCGATCGCAACCATCTCATCTGCGGTGGCGGCGTGGCTTACCCGCCGCACATCCTGCTCAGTGATCGGGCCTTCAGCCAAGTCCGCGGTAACGAAGCGCGCCGTCTCACTGAAGCCGATATTGATCATTGCGACATCGACACCGCTCTTCCGCTGCAGTTCGAGCTGGGGAAGGAATGCTTCGTCATCGGGACGAAGCGGAAGACATCCGTAATTGCCCCAGACAAGGTTCGAACGAAGAAGCGTAGCTGCCTGCATGGGGGGGGTAAACTCCGATTGACCCGACGAATCGGGCCATAAATGCATTACTGTATATTAATGCTTGGACGGAGGACCGTCTATCTCCCGCTCGGTCGTGTGTTTCGCGTTTCGCCAAATTCATTTCGAGCGCGTTCAGAATTCCGGCTCGTGGTAGGTCGATACGTTTCGAAGATGCTGGTATTAGAATGGAAGGGTCATCGGCTGACGGACTGCGATCCCCATCGTAGCGTCGGGCCTAGGTTTTACGCCACGTCAGTCAGGGGGCAGGCCAATGCGCGAGGTAGAGACATACCGAGTTAAAGAGGGACCATCGCGGCAATCCATTCATCGCGCCATTCTCCGCAACAGGGTGTGAGGCGGCCGAATGTGTCGTCCCACGCTGAAACCGAAATCGACATTCTCTCCCGCTACGAAGCGGCCGAAGTCTCTCTCAATGCTACGTTGATTCAGGCCCTTGAACACCAGATTTGACAATAACTCTCATGTCAGGGACTCAGTCCCTGTCAGGAATATGTTGGTGCACGCAATGAAAATCCCAAACCTTTTGTCTTGACGGTGCAGACCATCCATCCTGCAGAAGGTGATCCGCGCCAACAAGGAGGTAAGCTCCAAGCCGAATGATGCTCTACACTAGTTCAATAGAGCGAGTCCGTGCATGGCCGTGGCGCCAAACTCATAGTAGCAACTCTTCGCTGCGGTAAAATATTCGCGGTAGGTGGTGGAGGGTTTCACCGGCAATTCCTCTTCATTGCCGCCCAGCAAATACTCGGCAGCGGCCTTGCCAAACACACTGCCAGGTCCTATACCCCGCCCACTATAGCCAAAGATACTCAACGCGTTGGGGCCGAATTTGACGATATGGGGTAAATGATCTGCAGAGAAAGCGATGCGCCCGTGCCAACTGTGTTCGAATTCGATTGCTTCCAGGTAGGGAAACATCTG
It contains:
- a CDS encoding DPP IV N-terminal domain-containing protein gives rise to the protein MRETIAAGILGLTLAGSAQAVPTTEEMSARYARATASTASALASLVLNASVSPHWLDGGGFWYRRALRGGGEFRVVQASGINSVAFDHARLATSVSQAADAMLRPLGLNVTALQPGQWVEVTVEGNIVRCTLVDYRCAEPIVPQAAKPRQLLSPDGRKAVFVKDHDLWLKEIASGRESALTANGEAYFAWGKLPDASLLALVNESHALPLPPGARVGRRTAAIWWPAALTNGRSSPTRSFRARRGTAASGRSCEPLASACWANRRQF
- a CDS encoding S9 family peptidase; translated protein: MEPYPFFQGAPRDGSFRPIVRTARISLLGEPTPVLTAVVFDTVTGKRLTVALPDGFSNDYLIEVLGWSADGKRFYAALRGKDRELDLKEIDAETGSVRTLVTETAKGFLGLNSEMYNGPNVRLINDGREILWYSQRSGWGHLYRYDLQTGKLLNAVTHGDWLVRDILHVDKARGRIIFTASGREAGNPYRRRVYRVNFDGSSLTLLTPEDADHTLAGQATGAFALFFGISNTASKVSPDGASFIDTWSTPTKPPVTVLRRTSDGGVITRLETADISGLTAIGWRPPEHFVVKAADGKTDIYGAIWWPDAAMGDCVPVIDNLYGGPQTTVVPHGFTASGWNDSFAMTKLGFAVVTVDGRGTPLRSQAFQDESFMNFGDTMVDDHAAVMEHLAVLYPRLDKDKVGVTGHSLGGYVSTRAMLRRPDLFKVGVSSAGSHIYEALYGTSGIFQKPDYGDGREIKPRPDASPANYRAMSNAPLAANLRGPLLIGHGELDENALPGTTLQFIDALIKAGRRYDLVYLPNTTHRFGSGGDYFTLRRWDYFTEHLLGVEPPFPPYGPQP
- a CDS encoding nitrilase-related carbon-nitrogen hydrolase encodes the protein MTVLTIAALQIQNHSLGVASALEQILDSESELSSQRPFLVVAPEASIGGYPKGTGFGTFVGYRLEAGREEFRKYFNESIVVPGPETNELAGFSKRIGCFLTIGVIERAHSSLYCTVLTFSPVDGLVNSRRKLIPTAAERLVWGQGDGSKLSPVESIYGRLNSAVCWENYMPLMRAALYAKGVEFWCAPTMDDRDIWRSSMRHIATEGRCFLISACQFQPSPSSLGIKVASWDEDKPLVNGGSMIVGHWVT
- a CDS encoding formyltetrahydrofolate deformylase, whose translation is MQAATLLRSNLVWGNYGCLPLRPDDEAFLPQLELQRKSGVDVAMINIGFSETARFVTADLAEGPITEQDVRRVSHAATADEMVAIGREVEASVLSRAVGWYAKERIFTNGNKAVVL